A genome region from Prionailurus viverrinus isolate Anna chromosome A3, UM_Priviv_1.0, whole genome shotgun sequence includes the following:
- the EMILIN1 gene encoding EMILIN-1 isoform X1 gives MAPSTLWSCYLCCLLTTAVGAASYPPRGYSLYTGGGGALSPGEPQAQSAPRPASRHRNWCAYVVTRTVSCVLEDGVETFIKPDYQPCGWGQPQCPRSIMYRSFLRPRYRVAYKTVTDMEWRCCQGYGGDDCAEGPAPALGPAPTTPRPRPRPARPNLSGSSAGSHLSGLGGEGPGESEKVQQLEEQVQSLTKELQGLRGVLQGLSGRLAEDVQRAVETAFNGRQQPADAAARPGVHETLTEIQQQLQLLDNRVSTHDQELGHLNNHHGGGGGGGRAPAPAPAPPGHSEELPRELERRLQESCSVCLAGLDDFRRQRQEDRERLRVLEKRLTSVEERQRQLPGQAAGRRPLQECCPPELGRRLAELERRLDVVAGSVTVLSGRRGTELGGAAGQGGHPPGYTSLASRLSRLEDQFNSTLGPSQEQEEGWPGRPGGLGHWLPAARGRLEKLEGLLANVSGELGGRLDLLEEQVAGAVQACGQLCSGAPGEQDTQVSEILSALERRVLDSEGQLRLVGSGLHEVGAAGEARQAALEELQGVVGQLQGRVDALDETTAEFALQLNLTAARLGQLEGLLQARGDEGCGACGGVQEELGRLRDGVERCSCPLLPPRGPGAGPGVGGPSRGPLDGFSVFGGSSGSALQALQGELSEVILTFSSLNDSLHELQTTVEGQGADLADLGATKDRIISEINRLQQEATEHATESEERFRGLEEGQAQAGQCPSLEGRLGRLEGVCERLDTVAGGLQGLREGLSRHVAGLWAGLRETNSTSQTQAALLEKLLGGQAGLGRRLGALNSSLLLLEDRLHQLSLKDLTGPAGEAGPPGPPGIQGPPGPAGPPGPPGKDGQKGPIGPPGPQGEQGVEGAPAAPVPLVAFSAALSLPRSEPGTVPFDRVLLNDGGYYDPETGVFTAPLTGRYFLSAVLTGHRHEKVEAVLSRSNLGVARIDSGGYEPEGLENKPVAESQPSPGALGVFSLILPLQAGDTVCIDLVMGQLAHSEEPLTIFSGALLYEDLEPKQV, from the exons ATGGCCCCCAGCACCCTCTGGAGCTGCTACCTCTGCTGCCTGCTGACCACAGCCGTGGGGGCAGCTAGCTACCCTCCTCGTGGTTATAGCCTCTACACAGGGGGCGGCGGGGCCCTCAGCCCTGGTGAACCCCAGGCCCAGAGCGCCCCCCGGCCTGCCAGCCGCCACAG GAACTGGTGTGCCTATGTGGTGACCCGGACAGTGAGCTGTGTCCTTGAGGATGGAGTGGAGACCTTCATCAAGCCCGACTACCAGCCCTGTGGCTGGGGCCAGCCCCAGTGTCCCCGCAGCATCAT gtACCGCAGCTTCCTCCGTCCTCGCTACCGAGTGGCCTACAAGACAGTGACAGATATGGAGTGGAGGTGCTGTCAGGGGTATGGGGGCGATGACTGTGCCGAGGGTCCTGCCCCAGCGCTGGGTCCTGCACCTACCACACCacgcccccggccccggcccgcccGCCCCAACCTCTCCGGCTCCAGTGCAGGAAGCCACCTGAGTGGACTAGGTGGGGAAG GTCCTGGGGAGTCAGAGAAGGTGCAGCAGCTGGAGGAgcaggtgcagagcctgacaaaggaGCTGCAGGGCCTCCGCGGTGTCCTGCAGGGACTGAGCGGGCGCCTGGCGGAAGACGTCCAGAGGGCCGTGGAGACGGCCTTTAACGGGAGGCAGCAGCCAGCGGACGCAGCTGCCCGCCCTGGCGTGCACGAGACCCTCACTGAAATCCAACAGCAGCTGCAGCTCCTGGACAACCGCGTCTCCACCCATGACCAGGAGCTGGGCCATCTCAACAACCATcacggcggcggtggcggcggtggcagggcccccgccccagccccggcccctccTGGCCACAGTGAGGAGCTGCCGCGGGAGCTGGAGCGGCGGCTGCAGGAGTCCTGCTCCGTGTGCCTGGCGGGGCTGGATGACTTCCGCCGGCAGCGGCAGGAGGACAGAGAGCGGCTGCGAGTGCTGGAGAAGCGACTGACCTCGGTGGAGGAGCGGCAGCGGCAGCTCCCCGGGCAGGCCGCGGGCCGCAGGCCCCTTCAGGAGTGCTGCCCTCCGGAGCTGGGCCGGCGGCTGGCAGAGCTGGAGCGGAGGCTGGATGTAGTGGCCGGCTCGGTGACAGTGTTGAGTGGGAGGCGAGGCACCGAGCTGGGAGGAGCGGCTGGGCAGGGGGGGCACCCCCCGGGCTACACCAGCTTAGCATCCCGCCTCTCTCGCCTGGAGGACCAGTTCAACTCCACTCTGGGTCCCTcacaggagcaggaggagggctgGCCCGGGCGCCCTGGGGGCCTGGGCCACTGGCTGCCTGCCGCCCGGGGCCGACTGGAGAAGCTGGAGGGACTGTTGGCCAACGTGAGCGGAGAGCTGGGTGGGCGGCTGGATCTGCTGGAAGAGCAGGTGGCAGGGGCTGTGCAGGCGTGTGGGCAGCTCTGCTCCGGGGCCCCGGGGGAGCAGGACACCCAGGTGAGCGAGATCCTCAGTGCCTTGGAGCGCAGGGTGCTAGACAGCGAGGGGCAGCTGCGTCTGGTGGGCTCAGGCCTGCACGAAGTGGGAGCAGCCGGGGAGGCCCGGCAGGCTGCACTGGAGGAGCTGCAAGGGGTCGTGGGCCAGCTCCAGGGGCGTGTTGACGCGCTGGACGAGACGACGGCGGAGTTCGCGCTGCAGCTGAACCTCACGGCGGCACGGCTGGGCCAACTGGAGGGTCTCCTGCAGGCCCGTGGGGATGAGGGCTGTGGGGCCTGTGGTGGTGTCCAAGAGGAGCTGGGCCGCCTTCGGGACGGTGTGGAGCGCTGCTCCTGCCCCCTGTTACCCCCACGGGGCCCCGGGGCCGGCCCCGGGGTTGGGGGACCAAGCCGAGGGCCTCTGGACGGCTTCAGTGTGTTTGGGGGGAGCTCAGGCTCAGCCCTACAGGCCCTGCAAGGAGAGCTGTCCGAGGTTATTCTCACCTTCAGTTCTCTCAATGACTCACTGCACGAGCTCCAGACCACCGTGGAAGGGCAGGGTGCCGATCTGGCTGACTTGGGAGCCACCAAGGACCGTATCATCTCTGAGATTAACAGGCTGCAACAGGAGGCCACGGAGCATGCTACAGAGAGTGAGGAGCGCTTCCGAGGCCTGGAAGAGGGACAGGCCCAAGCTGGCCAGTGCCCCAGCCTAGAGGGGCGATTGGGCCGTCTTGAAGGAGTCTGTGAGCGGCTAGACACTGTGGCGGGGGGACTGCAGGGCCTGCGTGAAGGCCTTTCCCGACACgtggctgggctctgggctgggctaCGGGAAACCAACAGCACCAGCCAGACGCAGGCAGCCTTGCTGGAGAAGCTGCTTGGGGGGCAGGCGGGCCTCGGCAGGCGGCTCGGTGCCCTTAACagctccctgctgctgctggaggaCAGGCTTCACCAGCTCAGTCTGAAGGACCTCACTG GGCCTGCAGGTGAGGCTGGGCCCCCAGGGCCTCCCGGGATACAAGGACCCCCAGGCCCTGCTGGACCTCCAGGACCTCCAGGCAAGGATGGACAAAAGGGACCCATTGGGCCACCAG GTCCCCAAGGAGAGCAGG GAGTGGAGGGGGCACCAGCAGCCCCTGTGCCCCTGGTGGCCTTTTCAGCTGCCCTGAGTTTGCCACGGTCTGAACCAGGCACAGTGCCCTTCGACAGAGTCCTGCTCAACGATGGGGGCTATTACGATCCAGAGACTG GCGTGTTCACAGCACCACTGACCGGGCGCTACTTTCTGAGCGCGGTGCTGACTGGGCACCGGCATGAGAAAGTGGAGGCCGTGCTGTCCCGCTCCAACCTGGGCGTGGCCCGCATAGACTCCGGTGGCTACGAGCCTGAAGGCCTGGAGAATAAGCCAGTAGCCGAGAGCCAGCCCAGCCCCGGCGCCCTGGGGGTCTTCAGCCTCATCCTGCCGCTGCAGGCTGGAGACACGGTCTGCATCGACCTGGTCATGGGGCAGCTGGCGCACTCAGAGGAGCCGCTCACCATCTTCAGCGGAGCCCTGCTCTACGAGGACCTGGAGCCCAAACAGGTGTAG
- the EMILIN1 gene encoding EMILIN-1 isoform X2, with translation MYRSFLRPRYRVAYKTVTDMEWRCCQGYGGDDCAEGPAPALGPAPTTPRPRPRPARPNLSGSSAGSHLSGLGGEGPGESEKVQQLEEQVQSLTKELQGLRGVLQGLSGRLAEDVQRAVETAFNGRQQPADAAARPGVHETLTEIQQQLQLLDNRVSTHDQELGHLNNHHGGGGGGGRAPAPAPAPPGHSEELPRELERRLQESCSVCLAGLDDFRRQRQEDRERLRVLEKRLTSVEERQRQLPGQAAGRRPLQECCPPELGRRLAELERRLDVVAGSVTVLSGRRGTELGGAAGQGGHPPGYTSLASRLSRLEDQFNSTLGPSQEQEEGWPGRPGGLGHWLPAARGRLEKLEGLLANVSGELGGRLDLLEEQVAGAVQACGQLCSGAPGEQDTQVSEILSALERRVLDSEGQLRLVGSGLHEVGAAGEARQAALEELQGVVGQLQGRVDALDETTAEFALQLNLTAARLGQLEGLLQARGDEGCGACGGVQEELGRLRDGVERCSCPLLPPRGPGAGPGVGGPSRGPLDGFSVFGGSSGSALQALQGELSEVILTFSSLNDSLHELQTTVEGQGADLADLGATKDRIISEINRLQQEATEHATESEERFRGLEEGQAQAGQCPSLEGRLGRLEGVCERLDTVAGGLQGLREGLSRHVAGLWAGLRETNSTSQTQAALLEKLLGGQAGLGRRLGALNSSLLLLEDRLHQLSLKDLTGPAGEAGPPGPPGIQGPPGPAGPPGPPGKDGQKGPIGPPGPQGEQGVEGAPAAPVPLVAFSAALSLPRSEPGTVPFDRVLLNDGGYYDPETGVFTAPLTGRYFLSAVLTGHRHEKVEAVLSRSNLGVARIDSGGYEPEGLENKPVAESQPSPGALGVFSLILPLQAGDTVCIDLVMGQLAHSEEPLTIFSGALLYEDLEPKQV, from the exons AT gtACCGCAGCTTCCTCCGTCCTCGCTACCGAGTGGCCTACAAGACAGTGACAGATATGGAGTGGAGGTGCTGTCAGGGGTATGGGGGCGATGACTGTGCCGAGGGTCCTGCCCCAGCGCTGGGTCCTGCACCTACCACACCacgcccccggccccggcccgcccGCCCCAACCTCTCCGGCTCCAGTGCAGGAAGCCACCTGAGTGGACTAGGTGGGGAAG GTCCTGGGGAGTCAGAGAAGGTGCAGCAGCTGGAGGAgcaggtgcagagcctgacaaaggaGCTGCAGGGCCTCCGCGGTGTCCTGCAGGGACTGAGCGGGCGCCTGGCGGAAGACGTCCAGAGGGCCGTGGAGACGGCCTTTAACGGGAGGCAGCAGCCAGCGGACGCAGCTGCCCGCCCTGGCGTGCACGAGACCCTCACTGAAATCCAACAGCAGCTGCAGCTCCTGGACAACCGCGTCTCCACCCATGACCAGGAGCTGGGCCATCTCAACAACCATcacggcggcggtggcggcggtggcagggcccccgccccagccccggcccctccTGGCCACAGTGAGGAGCTGCCGCGGGAGCTGGAGCGGCGGCTGCAGGAGTCCTGCTCCGTGTGCCTGGCGGGGCTGGATGACTTCCGCCGGCAGCGGCAGGAGGACAGAGAGCGGCTGCGAGTGCTGGAGAAGCGACTGACCTCGGTGGAGGAGCGGCAGCGGCAGCTCCCCGGGCAGGCCGCGGGCCGCAGGCCCCTTCAGGAGTGCTGCCCTCCGGAGCTGGGCCGGCGGCTGGCAGAGCTGGAGCGGAGGCTGGATGTAGTGGCCGGCTCGGTGACAGTGTTGAGTGGGAGGCGAGGCACCGAGCTGGGAGGAGCGGCTGGGCAGGGGGGGCACCCCCCGGGCTACACCAGCTTAGCATCCCGCCTCTCTCGCCTGGAGGACCAGTTCAACTCCACTCTGGGTCCCTcacaggagcaggaggagggctgGCCCGGGCGCCCTGGGGGCCTGGGCCACTGGCTGCCTGCCGCCCGGGGCCGACTGGAGAAGCTGGAGGGACTGTTGGCCAACGTGAGCGGAGAGCTGGGTGGGCGGCTGGATCTGCTGGAAGAGCAGGTGGCAGGGGCTGTGCAGGCGTGTGGGCAGCTCTGCTCCGGGGCCCCGGGGGAGCAGGACACCCAGGTGAGCGAGATCCTCAGTGCCTTGGAGCGCAGGGTGCTAGACAGCGAGGGGCAGCTGCGTCTGGTGGGCTCAGGCCTGCACGAAGTGGGAGCAGCCGGGGAGGCCCGGCAGGCTGCACTGGAGGAGCTGCAAGGGGTCGTGGGCCAGCTCCAGGGGCGTGTTGACGCGCTGGACGAGACGACGGCGGAGTTCGCGCTGCAGCTGAACCTCACGGCGGCACGGCTGGGCCAACTGGAGGGTCTCCTGCAGGCCCGTGGGGATGAGGGCTGTGGGGCCTGTGGTGGTGTCCAAGAGGAGCTGGGCCGCCTTCGGGACGGTGTGGAGCGCTGCTCCTGCCCCCTGTTACCCCCACGGGGCCCCGGGGCCGGCCCCGGGGTTGGGGGACCAAGCCGAGGGCCTCTGGACGGCTTCAGTGTGTTTGGGGGGAGCTCAGGCTCAGCCCTACAGGCCCTGCAAGGAGAGCTGTCCGAGGTTATTCTCACCTTCAGTTCTCTCAATGACTCACTGCACGAGCTCCAGACCACCGTGGAAGGGCAGGGTGCCGATCTGGCTGACTTGGGAGCCACCAAGGACCGTATCATCTCTGAGATTAACAGGCTGCAACAGGAGGCCACGGAGCATGCTACAGAGAGTGAGGAGCGCTTCCGAGGCCTGGAAGAGGGACAGGCCCAAGCTGGCCAGTGCCCCAGCCTAGAGGGGCGATTGGGCCGTCTTGAAGGAGTCTGTGAGCGGCTAGACACTGTGGCGGGGGGACTGCAGGGCCTGCGTGAAGGCCTTTCCCGACACgtggctgggctctgggctgggctaCGGGAAACCAACAGCACCAGCCAGACGCAGGCAGCCTTGCTGGAGAAGCTGCTTGGGGGGCAGGCGGGCCTCGGCAGGCGGCTCGGTGCCCTTAACagctccctgctgctgctggaggaCAGGCTTCACCAGCTCAGTCTGAAGGACCTCACTG GGCCTGCAGGTGAGGCTGGGCCCCCAGGGCCTCCCGGGATACAAGGACCCCCAGGCCCTGCTGGACCTCCAGGACCTCCAGGCAAGGATGGACAAAAGGGACCCATTGGGCCACCAG GTCCCCAAGGAGAGCAGG GAGTGGAGGGGGCACCAGCAGCCCCTGTGCCCCTGGTGGCCTTTTCAGCTGCCCTGAGTTTGCCACGGTCTGAACCAGGCACAGTGCCCTTCGACAGAGTCCTGCTCAACGATGGGGGCTATTACGATCCAGAGACTG GCGTGTTCACAGCACCACTGACCGGGCGCTACTTTCTGAGCGCGGTGCTGACTGGGCACCGGCATGAGAAAGTGGAGGCCGTGCTGTCCCGCTCCAACCTGGGCGTGGCCCGCATAGACTCCGGTGGCTACGAGCCTGAAGGCCTGGAGAATAAGCCAGTAGCCGAGAGCCAGCCCAGCCCCGGCGCCCTGGGGGTCTTCAGCCTCATCCTGCCGCTGCAGGCTGGAGACACGGTCTGCATCGACCTGGTCATGGGGCAGCTGGCGCACTCAGAGGAGCCGCTCACCATCTTCAGCGGAGCCCTGCTCTACGAGGACCTGGAGCCCAAACAGGTGTAG
- the OST4 gene encoding dolichyl-diphosphooligosaccharide--protein glycosyltransferase subunit 4, with product MITDVQLAIFANMLGVSLFLLVVLYHYVAVNNPKKQE from the coding sequence ATGATCACAGACGTGCAGCTCGCCATCTTCGCCAACATGCTGGGCGTGTCGCTCTTTCTGCTTGTGGTTCTCTATCACTACGTGGCCGTCAACAATCCCAAGAAGCAGGAATGA